The following are from one region of the Rhipicephalus microplus isolate Deutch F79 chromosome 1, USDA_Rmic, whole genome shotgun sequence genome:
- the LOC142762995 gene encoding junction-mediating and -regulatory protein-like, which translates to MACEKYSRRGSVVECAACLVLLQLEQQALRGQCTLEEMEEEVYRSQLGIFDISLEMLKEEEDILRRQKDILDRAWQEELDEGIFYDAVEERDQIEDKLEMENSGPMSRRDRLKLRLNRLYRKRAILRNKRKACIAEHQKKVKRKGEKKNRIKQHHAVHMRREEIRKTLEMNHERIDSERRKTLERLREYKKKYQNGKRNADGTLLEPSEERISRSPSPRSPRQSSKLQNGTAADKRKAFKNSSENTKTKKDDLSLPVPPSLPPPAVQLPPPPPPPPPPPPPPPLMPALTPAALNPIPLTALKKPGPKQDLSKPNQAL; encoded by the exons ATGGCATGTGAGAAGTATAGCAGAAGAGGGAGTGTAGTAGAATGTGCAGCATGTCTTGTTCTGCTGCAGCTGGAACAGCAGGCATTGCGCGGTCAGTGCACGCTGGAGGAAATGGAAGAAGAGGTGTACCGTTCTCAGCTGGGCATATTCGATATAAGCTTGGAGATGctcaaggaggaggaggacaTACTGCGAAGACAGAAGGACATCCTCGATCGCGCTTGGCAAG AGGAGCTGGATGAGGGCATCTTTTATGATGCAGTCGAGGAACGAGATCAGATTGAGGATAAACTTGAGATGGAGAACAGTGGCCCCATGTCGAGGCGAGACCGACTCAAGCTTCGTCTCAACAGGCTTTACAGAAAGCGAGCCATCCTCAGAAACAAGCGG AAAGCCTGCATTGCTGAACACCAGAAAAAGGTAAAGAGAAAGGGAGAAAAGAAGAATCGTATCAAGCAGCATCACGCTGTCCATATG AGACGAGAAGAGATACGCAAGACGTTGGAGATGAATCACGAACGCATTGATAGTGAGCGCAGGAAGACACTGGAAAGGCTCAGGGAATACAAAAAG AAATATCAAAATGGCAAAAGAAATGCTGATGGCACTCTGCTGGAGCCTAGTGAAGAGCGGATATCgaggtcaccatctccgaggagccCAAGGCAGAGCTCAAAACTCCAGAATGGCACTGCAGCGGACAAAAGAAAAGCATTCAAAAACTCCTCCGAAAACACCAAGACCAAGAAGGATGACCTGTCTCTGCCTGTACCCCCTTCATTACCACCGCCTGCTGTGCAACtcccaccgccaccaccgcctCCTCCTCCACCGCCTCCGCCACCACCACTGATGCCAGCATTAACG